Proteins encoded within one genomic window of Eleutherodactylus coqui strain aEleCoq1 chromosome 1, aEleCoq1.hap1, whole genome shotgun sequence:
- the LOC136607363 gene encoding olfactory receptor 52K2-like: MSQMNSTRLLPIQFFLLGIPGLEHLYLYLAFVFTVVYITSLIGNFTLLFIIRIDRSLHQPMYFFLCMLSSIDLALSSSTTPKMLGIFWLNSHEIYSEACLTQMFFIHSCAIMESALLLAMAFDRYVAICNPLRYASILTKWLITHIGMLTVSRAVALMTPLPFLIKKLPFCSANIIHHCYCEHMAVVKLACADTTFNNIYGIVVALFIVGLDLMFIIYSYVLILRAVFRLSSKEARFKALGTCASHIVAILTFYIPVVLSSVVHRFGKMVPIHIHILMANVYLMLPPLLNPIVYGAKTQQIRNRVKSIFSNHFICPPNVRSNMMKDCSMQH; this comes from the coding sequence ATGTCTCAGATGAATTCCACCAGGTTGCTTCCCATCCAGTTTTTTCTTCTGGGTATACCTGGCCTTGAACATCTCTACCTCTACCTTGCATTTGTCTTCACCGTGGTTTACATTACATCACTCATTGGAAACTTCACGCTGCTCTTCATCATCAGGATAGACCGAAGTCTCCATCAGCCCATGTACTTTTTTCTCTGCATGTTGTCCTCCATTGATCTAGCCTTGTCCAGTTCTACAACACCAAAGATGTTAGGCATCTTTTGGTTAAACTCTCATGAGATTTACTCTGAGGCGTGCCTCACCCAGATGTTCTTCATCCATTCCTGTGCGATTATGGAGTCAGCTCTACTCCTGGCTATGGCGTTTGATAGATATGTGGCCATCTGTAACCCTCTAAGGTACGCCTCAATACTAACAAAATGGCTGATAACACATATCGGTATGTTGACCGTTAGTAGAGCGGTGGCACTGATGACACCTTTACCTTTCCTTATAAAGAAGCTGCCATTCTGCTCAGCTAATATCATCCACCACTGCTACTGTGAGCACATGGCCGTAGTGAAACTGGCCTGTGCCGATACCACCTTCAACAATATCTATGGCATAGTGGTGGCTCTTTTTATTGTAGGGTTGGATCTGATGTTCATCATCTATTCTTATGTTCTTATTCTTAGGGCCGTATTTCGGTTGTCCTCTAAAGAAGCCAGATTCAAGGCTCTTGGCACATGTGCCTCCCATATCGTCGCCATCCTCACATTCTACATTCCTGTTGTTCTCTCATCTGTTGTCCACAGGTTTGGAAAAATGGTCCCAATTCATATTCACATCTTAATGGCCAACGTGTACCTGATGTTACCACCTCTCCTCAACCCCATTGTGTATGGAGCAAAGACCCAGCAGATAAGGAACAGGGTGAAATCCATCTTCAGCAACCACTTCATATGTCCTCCCAATGTCCGCTCCAACATGATGAAGGATTGTAGCATGCAGCACTGA